A stretch of DNA from Anaerolineales bacterium:
CAGCCGCCAGCCGACGCGTTCCAGCAGGCGCGGGATCGCATGCGCCGGGGCGATGAACAGCTCCTTGGGCGGCACAGCCGCCTGGGCGTACCCGACGATCCGCGCCATCGGTGTCGTCCCCAGCTCCCGCGCCCTGTGGCGGCTGGCGATCACCAGCGCGGCCGCGCCGTCGTTGAGACCGGGAGAGTTGCCCGCCGTCACCCGCCCGTCAGGCTTGAAGGCCGGCTTGAGTGCCGCCAGGGCCTCGAGGGAGGTCTCACGGCGAGGGGTCTCGTCCTGGGCCACGACCGTGGCCGGCCCCTTCTTCGAAGGGATCTCGATCGGGATGATCTCGCGCTCAAACTCGCCGCGGTCGATAGCCGTGATGGCCTTCCGATGACTGGCCAGGGCCCACTCGTCCATCGCATCCCGGGAGACCTCGTAGGCGGAAGCAATGTGCTCAGCCGCCATGCCCATAGCCCAGTCCTCAAAGGGATCCCACAGTCCGTCATGCAGCAAGGCATCGACCAGCCGTTGATGGCCAAAGGCCAGGCCGCCCCGGCCTCGGATCAGGTGCGGGGCGTTGCTCATGCTCTCCATGCCGCCGGCAACGATCAAGTCGGCGTCCCCGGCGCGAATCGCTTGAGCCGCCAGCATACAGGTCTTCAGCCCGGAGCCGCAGACTTTGTTCAGGGCGGTTGCCCCCACCGTCGGTGGCAGGCCGGC
This window harbors:
- a CDS encoding acetyl-CoA C-acyltransferase — protein: AGLPPTVGATALNKVCGSGLKTCMLAAQAIRAGDADLIVAGGMESMSNAPHLIRGRGGLAFGHQRLVDALLHDGLWDPFEDWAMGMAAEHIASAYEVSRDAMDEWALASHRKAITAIDRGEFEREIIPIEIPSKKGPATVVAQDETPRRETSLEALAALKPAFKPDGRVTAGNSPGLNDGAAALVIASRHRARELGTTPMARIVGYAQAAVPPKELFIAPAHAIPRLLERVGWRLADVDLVELNEAFAAQVLADGYALAEQGWDWEKVNVRGGGIALGHPIGASGARILTTLLHALQDRGQRRGIAALCLGGGEAVAMAVELEA